One genomic window of Paraburkholderia acidiphila includes the following:
- a CDS encoding FMN-dependent NADH-azoreductase, with protein MTTILQINSAARSQGAQSTLLVNELTARLHQANPGAQVVTRNLQADPLPHLDDAVLGAFFTPAEQRTPEQQAIAARSEALIAELQAADVIVIGAPMYNFGVSSQLKTYFDWIARAGITFRYTANGPEGLVNGKKVHVVSARGGKYQGTPHDSQTPYLKSFLGFLGMTDVNFIYAEGLNMGPDAASAALAGAREAIAAA; from the coding sequence ATGACCACGATCCTGCAAATCAATTCCGCCGCCCGCTCGCAAGGCGCCCAGTCGACGCTGCTCGTCAACGAACTGACGGCCAGGCTGCACCAAGCGAATCCGGGCGCGCAAGTCGTTACGCGCAACCTGCAAGCCGATCCGCTGCCGCACCTCGACGACGCCGTGCTCGGCGCGTTCTTCACGCCGGCCGAGCAGCGCACGCCGGAGCAGCAGGCCATCGCCGCACGCAGCGAAGCGCTGATCGCGGAACTGCAGGCAGCGGACGTGATCGTGATCGGCGCGCCGATGTACAACTTCGGCGTGTCGTCGCAGCTCAAGACGTACTTCGACTGGATCGCTCGTGCCGGCATCACGTTCCGCTACACCGCGAACGGCCCCGAAGGTCTCGTGAACGGCAAGAAGGTGCACGTGGTTTCGGCGCGCGGCGGCAAGTATCAAGGCACGCCGCACGACAGCCAGACGCCGTACCTGAAGTCGTTCCTCGGCTTCCTCGGCATGACCGACGTGAACTTCATCTACGCCGAAGGCCTGAACATGGGCCCGGACGCAGCCAGCGCAGCGCTCGCAGGCGCGCGTGAAGCGATTGCGGCGGCGTAA
- a CDS encoding HAD family hydrolase: MAIKAVVFDFGGVLVDWSPEHLYRKLIPNDDERRWFLTNVCKMDWVIRQDGGEPIAIGTEELVAKFPEHEALIRAFYERWHEMVAGLLEGGVATFERLEAAGMPIFGLTNWSAETFPWAWERFGILRRCRDVVVSGRVKLVKPDPAIFHEMFRRIEAQLPGVKPEELVFIDDNVHNAEAATALGWHGVHHTSNASTDAKLRELGLPV, from the coding sequence ATCAAGGCAGTGGTGTTCGACTTCGGCGGGGTGCTCGTGGACTGGAGTCCCGAGCACCTCTATCGCAAGCTCATTCCCAACGACGATGAACGCCGCTGGTTCCTCACGAACGTCTGCAAGATGGACTGGGTGATCCGCCAGGACGGCGGCGAGCCCATCGCCATCGGCACCGAGGAACTGGTCGCGAAGTTTCCCGAACACGAGGCGCTTATCCGTGCGTTTTACGAACGCTGGCACGAGATGGTCGCCGGGCTGCTCGAGGGCGGCGTCGCCACCTTCGAGCGCCTGGAGGCGGCAGGCATGCCGATCTTCGGTCTCACGAACTGGTCGGCCGAGACGTTTCCGTGGGCGTGGGAGCGCTTCGGCATTCTGCGACGCTGCCGCGACGTCGTTGTTTCGGGCCGCGTGAAGCTCGTGAAGCCCGATCCGGCGATCTTCCACGAGATGTTCCGCCGTATCGAAGCGCAGTTGCCGGGCGTGAAGCCCGAGGAACTCGTTTTCATCGACGACAACGTGCACAACGCCGAAGCCGCCACCGCGCTCGGCTGGCACGGCGTGCATCACACGAGCAACGCCAGCACCGACGCGAAACTGCGCGAACTCGGCCTGCCGGTCTGA
- the ychF gene encoding redox-regulated ATPase YchF — MSLQCGIVGLPNVGKSTLFNALTKAGIAAENYPFCTIEPNVGVVEVPDPRLKALSDIVKPERVVPAVVEFVDIAGLVAGASKGEGLGNQFLANIRETDAITHVVRCFEDENVIHVAGKVDPISDIEVINTELALADLGTVEKALTRYSKAAKSGNDKEAAKLVAVLEKVRTQLDQAKPVRALDLNEDEQALLKPFCLITAKKTMYVANVKEDGFENNPHLDAVRKHADAEGAPVVAVCAAIEAEIADLDDEDKIAFLADMGMEEPGLDRVIRAGFKLLGLQTYFTAGVKEVRAWTIHIGDTAPQAAGAIHTDFERGFIRAQTIAFADYVQYKGETGAKEAGKMRAEGKEYVVHDGDVMNFLFNV; from the coding sequence ATGAGCCTCCAATGCGGCATCGTCGGCTTGCCTAACGTCGGCAAGTCCACCCTCTTCAACGCGCTGACCAAAGCCGGCATCGCGGCCGAGAACTACCCGTTCTGCACCATCGAGCCGAACGTCGGCGTGGTCGAAGTGCCGGATCCCCGCCTGAAAGCGCTCTCCGACATCGTCAAGCCCGAGCGCGTCGTGCCGGCCGTGGTCGAGTTCGTCGACATCGCGGGTCTGGTCGCGGGCGCGAGCAAGGGTGAAGGCCTGGGCAACCAGTTCCTCGCCAACATCCGCGAAACCGATGCGATCACGCACGTCGTGCGCTGCTTCGAGGACGAAAACGTGATCCACGTGGCGGGCAAGGTCGATCCGATCTCCGACATTGAAGTCATCAACACCGAACTCGCGCTCGCCGACCTCGGCACCGTCGAAAAGGCGCTCACGCGCTACTCGAAGGCCGCCAAGTCGGGCAACGACAAGGAAGCGGCGAAGCTCGTGGCCGTGCTGGAAAAGGTGCGCACGCAACTCGACCAGGCGAAGCCCGTGCGCGCGCTCGACCTGAACGAAGACGAGCAGGCGCTGCTCAAGCCGTTCTGCCTGATCACCGCGAAGAAGACGATGTACGTCGCGAACGTGAAGGAAGACGGCTTCGAAAACAACCCGCACCTCGACGCCGTGCGCAAGCACGCCGACGCCGAAGGCGCACCGGTCGTGGCCGTGTGCGCGGCGATCGAAGCGGAAATCGCCGACCTCGACGACGAAGACAAGATCGCGTTCCTCGCCGACATGGGCATGGAAGAGCCGGGCCTCGACCGCGTGATCCGCGCGGGCTTCAAGCTGCTCGGCCTGCAAACGTATTTCACGGCTGGCGTGAAGGAGGTGCGCGCGTGGACGATCCATATCGGCGATACGGCGCCGCAAGCCGCCGGCGCGATCCACACCGACTTCGAGCGCGGCTTCATCCGCGCGCAGACCATCGCGTTCGCTGACTACGTCCAGTACAAGGGCGAAACCGGCGCGAAGGAAGCCGGCAAGATGCGTGCCGAAGGCAAGGAATACGTCGTGCACGACGGCGACGTGATGAACTTCCTGTTCAACGTGTAA
- a CDS encoding UbiH/UbiF family hydroxylase — translation MTASNQTFDVAVIGGGLVGKSAALALTQGGLRVALLAQPCAPLPAGAAFDARVYAFSRSSQALFERLRVWQAADAARLTPVYDMRVFGDAAAELHFSAYQASVAQLAWIAESSVIERALDAALHFQPNLAWIDSRAETLDVKPDAAVIGLANGRTIEADLAIGADGAHSWVRAQIGSKVERRDYRQTGVVANFRAQKPHGETAYQWFREGEIVALLPLPDQHVSLVWSAQTEHADALLKLEPEQLAAEVERVSQSQLGALECVTPARGFPLSLQTVDRLVAPRVALVGDAAHLIHPLAGQGVNLGLRDVAALVDVITKKEAFRDLGDIVLLRRYERGRREDIQKLVVATDGLQRLFSFPGTLARAVRNTGMALVGAQPLLKRWLVATALG, via the coding sequence ATGACAGCAAGCAACCAGACCTTTGATGTCGCCGTGATCGGCGGCGGGCTCGTCGGCAAATCGGCGGCGCTCGCGCTGACCCAGGGCGGCCTGCGCGTGGCGCTGCTCGCGCAGCCGTGCGCGCCGCTGCCCGCGGGCGCCGCGTTCGACGCGCGCGTGTACGCCTTCTCGCGCAGCTCGCAGGCGCTGTTCGAGCGGCTGCGGGTCTGGCAGGCCGCCGACGCCGCGCGCCTGACGCCCGTCTACGACATGCGCGTGTTCGGCGACGCCGCGGCGGAGTTGCATTTCTCGGCGTACCAGGCGTCGGTTGCGCAACTCGCGTGGATTGCCGAGTCGTCGGTCATCGAGCGCGCGCTCGACGCCGCGCTGCATTTCCAGCCCAATCTCGCGTGGATCGATTCGCGTGCTGAGACGCTCGACGTGAAACCCGACGCGGCCGTGATCGGCCTCGCCAATGGCCGCACGATCGAAGCCGACCTCGCGATCGGCGCGGACGGCGCGCATTCGTGGGTGCGCGCGCAGATCGGCTCGAAGGTCGAGCGGCGCGATTACCGTCAAACCGGCGTGGTCGCCAATTTCCGCGCGCAAAAGCCGCACGGCGAAACGGCGTACCAATGGTTCCGCGAGGGTGAGATCGTCGCGTTGCTGCCGCTGCCGGATCAGCACGTGTCGCTCGTGTGGTCGGCACAGACCGAACACGCCGATGCGCTTCTGAAGCTCGAACCGGAGCAGCTTGCCGCTGAAGTCGAGCGCGTTTCGCAAAGCCAGCTGGGTGCGCTCGAATGCGTCACGCCTGCGCGCGGGTTCCCGCTTTCGCTGCAAACCGTGGATCGGCTCGTTGCGCCGCGCGTCGCTCTCGTGGGGGACGCCGCGCATCTGATTCACCCGCTTGCGGGCCAGGGCGTGAACCTCGGCTTGCGCGACGTCGCCGCGCTCGTCGACGTCATCACGAAGAAAGAGGCGTTCCGCGATCTCGGCGACATCGTGCTGCTGCGCCGCTACGAACGCGGCCGCCGCGAGGACATCCAGAAGCTCGTCGTCGCGACCGACGGCCTGCAGCGGCTCTTCTCGTTCCCCGGCACGCTGGCGCGCGCGGTGCGCAACACGGGCATGGCGTTGGTGGGCGCGCAGCCGCTGCTCAAGCGCTGGCTCGTGGCCACGGCGCTCGGCTAA
- the ettA gene encoding energy-dependent translational throttle protein EttA: MAQYVFTMNRVGKIVPPKRQILKDISLSFFPGAKIGLLGLNGSGKSTLIKIMAGVDKDIEGEATPMPNLNIGYLPQEPQLDPEKTVREAVEEGLGDVFNAQKKLDEIYAAYAEPDADFDALAAEQAKYEAILATTDGSAEQQIEIAADALRLPAWDAKIGNLSGGEKRRVALCKLLLEKPDMLLLDEPTNHLDAESVEWLEQFLTRFPGTVVAVTHDRYFLDNAAEWILELDRGHGIPWKGNYSSWLDQKEERLKQEEATESARQKAIKKELEWVRQNPKGRQAKSKARIARFEELSSSDYQKRNETQEIFIPAGERLGNEVIEFKNVSKSYGDRLLIDDLSFKIPAGAIVGIIGPNGAGKSTLFRMLTGKEQPDSGEIVQGPTVKLAYVDQSRDALEGDKTVFEAVSGGADVLTVGKYETPSRAYIGRFNFKGGDQQKIVGNLSGGERGRLHLAKTLISGGNVLLLDEPSNDLDVETLRALEDALLEFAGSVMVISHDRWFLDRIATHILAFEGDSQVTFFDGNYQEYEADKIKRLGEEAARPKRLRYKPISR; the protein is encoded by the coding sequence ATGGCCCAATACGTCTTCACCATGAACCGGGTCGGCAAGATCGTGCCGCCCAAGCGCCAGATCCTGAAGGACATCTCGCTGTCGTTCTTCCCCGGCGCGAAGATCGGCCTGCTCGGCCTGAACGGCTCGGGCAAGTCCACGCTCATCAAGATCATGGCCGGCGTCGACAAGGACATCGAAGGCGAAGCCACGCCGATGCCCAACCTCAACATCGGCTATCTGCCGCAGGAACCGCAACTCGACCCGGAAAAGACCGTGCGCGAAGCGGTCGAAGAGGGTCTCGGCGACGTGTTCAACGCGCAGAAGAAGCTCGACGAGATTTACGCCGCCTACGCGGAACCGGACGCCGACTTCGACGCCCTCGCCGCCGAGCAGGCGAAGTACGAGGCGATCCTCGCGACCACCGACGGCAGCGCGGAACAGCAGATCGAAATCGCCGCTGACGCCCTGCGCCTGCCGGCCTGGGACGCGAAGATCGGCAATCTGTCGGGCGGTGAAAAGCGCCGCGTGGCGCTGTGCAAGCTGCTGCTCGAAAAGCCCGACATGCTGCTGCTCGACGAGCCGACCAACCACCTCGACGCCGAATCGGTCGAGTGGCTGGAACAGTTCCTCACGCGCTTCCCCGGCACCGTGGTCGCCGTGACCCATGATCGCTACTTCCTCGACAACGCCGCCGAGTGGATTCTCGAACTCGACCGCGGCCACGGCATTCCCTGGAAGGGCAACTACTCCAGCTGGCTCGACCAGAAGGAAGAGCGCCTGAAGCAGGAAGAAGCGACGGAATCGGCACGCCAGAAGGCGATCAAGAAGGAACTGGAGTGGGTGCGCCAGAACCCGAAGGGCCGTCAGGCGAAGTCGAAGGCGCGTATCGCCCGCTTCGAGGAACTGTCGAGCTCGGATTACCAGAAGCGCAACGAAACGCAGGAAATCTTCATTCCGGCGGGCGAGCGTCTGGGCAACGAAGTCATCGAGTTCAAGAACGTCAGCAAGTCTTACGGCGACCGTCTGCTCATCGACGATCTGAGCTTCAAGATTCCCGCGGGCGCGATCGTCGGCATCATCGGGCCGAACGGCGCCGGTAAGTCGACGCTCTTCCGCATGCTCACGGGCAAGGAACAGCCGGATTCGGGCGAGATCGTGCAAGGCCCGACGGTCAAGCTCGCTTACGTCGATCAAAGCCGCGACGCGCTCGAAGGCGACAAGACCGTGTTCGAAGCGGTTTCGGGCGGCGCCGACGTGCTGACGGTTGGCAAGTACGAAACGCCTTCGCGCGCGTACATCGGCCGCTTCAACTTCAAGGGCGGCGATCAGCAGAAGATCGTCGGCAACCTGTCGGGCGGCGAGCGTGGCCGTCTGCATCTGGCCAAGACGCTCATTTCGGGCGGCAATGTCCTGCTGCTCGACGAACCGTCGAACGACCTCGACGTCGAAACGCTGCGCGCGCTCGAAGACGCCCTGCTCGAATTCGCGGGCTCGGTCATGGTGATTTCGCACGATCGCTGGTTCCTCGATCGTATCGCCACGCACATCCTCGCGTTCGAAGGCGACTCGCAGGTCACGTTCTTCGACGGCAACTATCAGGAGTACGAGGCCGACAAGATCAAGCGTCTCGGCGAAGAAGCCGCGCGTCCGAAGCGTCTGCGCTACAAGCCGATCAGCCGCTAA
- a CDS encoding DUF748 domain-containing protein: protein MAMPLRNRVPLIVAIVVALLVLAALGTLYALQREAKAYVEGALAPVGTAASVNVAFDLSSVELIDVRLKPPPNWPTADTLRAARITITPDLRALLSHRVHIRDVTVSDFTMTVLRRESGTILILPNLREAMTQGATSASDASGAQGESSLPEEKVIDHIGFENGTFDFYDRSVSNPPWRVTVNRAQASIDSVHLPALTEPTRVSVTGNVVGPEHTGRMTFNGWMQIASKDSQLHTTLRGVDVRTIDPYLLKKAGAKANVTGGTLDLDLNSTVRGYHLHAPGTVTLHNLQLAESGDAVDTFLSIPTRAAIAALKAHKGEITLHFVLEGNLRDPKFKLNENLITELRAGFAQALGVSAEGVAQGAGQTAKGIADALRSLLQPVPAPASK, encoded by the coding sequence ATGGCGATGCCGCTGCGCAACCGTGTTCCCCTCATCGTGGCGATTGTCGTCGCGCTACTCGTGCTCGCGGCGCTCGGCACGCTCTACGCGCTGCAGCGCGAGGCAAAGGCGTATGTGGAGGGCGCGCTGGCGCCCGTCGGCACGGCCGCGAGCGTGAACGTGGCGTTCGATCTGTCGTCCGTCGAACTCATCGACGTGCGCCTGAAACCGCCGCCCAACTGGCCCACTGCCGACACGCTGCGTGCCGCGCGCATCACGATCACACCCGACCTGCGCGCGCTGCTCTCGCACCGCGTGCATATTCGCGACGTCACCGTAAGCGACTTCACGATGACGGTGCTGCGCCGGGAAAGCGGCACGATCCTGATCCTGCCGAATCTGCGCGAAGCCATGACGCAAGGCGCCACGTCCGCGAGCGATGCGAGCGGCGCGCAGGGAGAAAGCAGCCTGCCTGAGGAAAAGGTCATCGACCATATTGGCTTCGAAAACGGCACGTTCGACTTCTACGACCGCTCGGTGAGCAATCCGCCGTGGCGCGTCACGGTGAACCGCGCGCAAGCGAGCATCGACAGTGTCCATCTGCCCGCGCTGACGGAGCCGACGCGCGTTTCGGTCACGGGCAATGTCGTCGGTCCGGAGCACACTGGACGCATGACCTTCAACGGCTGGATGCAGATCGCGAGCAAGGACTCGCAACTCCACACGACGCTGCGCGGCGTGGATGTGCGCACGATCGATCCCTATCTGCTGAAAAAGGCCGGCGCAAAGGCCAATGTAACGGGCGGCACGCTCGATCTCGATCTCAACTCGACCGTGCGCGGCTACCACCTGCACGCGCCCGGCACGGTCACGCTGCACAACCTGCAACTCGCTGAAAGCGGCGACGCCGTGGACACCTTCCTGTCGATTCCGACGCGCGCGGCCATAGCGGCATTGAAGGCACACAAGGGTGAGATCACGCTGCATTTCGTGCTCGAAGGCAACCTGCGCGATCCGAAATTCAAGCTCAACGAAAACTTGATCACGGAACTGCGCGCAGGCTTCGCGCAGGCGCTCGGCGTGAGCGCCGAAGGGGTGGCGCAGGGCGCCGGGCAAACCGCGAAGGGGATCGCCGACGCGCTGCGCAGTCTGCTGCAGCCAGTGCCGGCGCCTGCATCGAAATAG
- a CDS encoding DsbC family protein, which translates to MQTRIRFAALVIAVATSALGCSAQADQTTDKIRSALQTRLGIDASDIKGITKAPMAGLYEINLGTQIVYSDANGDYVLNGELIDTKAHRNLTEARLNEINKVDFAKLPFENAVKVVKGDGKRKMAVFSDPNCPYCHQLENTLKSVDNVTVYTFLYPVLSPDSTAKAKQIWCSTDRAKAWESWMVDRKAPTAAGTCDTAAIDSNLALGQKMNVTGTPTVILADGTRLPGAVSADRLERGLNGAH; encoded by the coding sequence ATGCAAACGCGTATTCGATTTGCCGCGCTCGTGATCGCGGTAGCCACCTCGGCGCTCGGCTGCTCGGCCCAGGCCGACCAGACCACCGACAAGATCCGCTCGGCGCTGCAGACGCGCCTCGGCATCGACGCCAGCGACATCAAGGGCATCACCAAGGCGCCCATGGCGGGCCTGTACGAGATCAACCTCGGCACGCAGATCGTCTACAGCGACGCCAACGGCGACTACGTGCTCAACGGCGAACTCATCGACACCAAGGCGCACCGCAATCTCACCGAGGCGCGCCTGAACGAAATCAACAAGGTCGATTTCGCGAAGCTGCCGTTCGAAAACGCGGTCAAGGTCGTGAAGGGCGACGGCAAGCGCAAGATGGCCGTGTTCTCCGACCCGAACTGCCCGTACTGCCATCAGCTCGAAAACACGCTGAAGTCCGTGGACAACGTCACGGTCTACACCTTCCTGTATCCGGTGCTCTCGCCGGATTCGACGGCCAAGGCCAAGCAGATATGGTGCTCGACCGACCGCGCGAAGGCATGGGAGTCGTGGATGGTGGACCGCAAGGCGCCCACGGCAGCCGGCACGTGCGACACGGCCGCCATCGACAGCAATCTCGCGCTCGGCCAGAAGATGAACGTGACCGGCACGCCCACAGTGATCCTCGCCGACGGCACGCGCCTGCCCGGCGCGGTCAGCGCCGACCGGCTCGAACGCGGACTGAACGGCGCGCATTGA
- a CDS encoding M61 family metallopeptidase, giving the protein MKPIRYTIAPKNPAAHLFEVTLTVEEPAPDGQRFMLPVWIPGSYMVREFARNIVTLRAFNDAGRKVRVTKTDKHSWQAAPVKGALTLRYEVYAWDMSVRAAHLDDTVGFFNGTSVFLAALGHEEAQHAVDIQRPDGHAYRHWRVGTALAEARGTKRYGFGEYTAANYDELIDHPVTLGEFTLASFKAHGVPHDIVIAGRVVALDTERLAADLKKICEAQIALFEPRTKRAPMERYVFMTQAVSDGYGGLEHRASTALICNRTDLPVKGKPETSDGYRTYLGLCSHEYFHTWNVKRIKPAAFVPYDLTREDYTSLLWLFEGFTSYYDDLMLVRSGLISADEYFGLLGKTIAGVLRGTGRLKQSVAESSFDAWVKYYRQDENASNAIVSYYTKGSLVALAFDLSIRAQTNGRKSLDDVMRLLWQRYGRDFYRGKPVGVGEDDVEALIAEATGVELGALFSDAVRGTRDLPLAALFEPFGVTLEGEPERGAKPSLGARLRGGADATLAVVYEGGAAQKAGLSAGDALVALDGLRVTGSNLDALLSRYQPGTKVEIHAFRRDELRVARLTLDAPEVARYKLAAADKRTPARGLRERWLAA; this is encoded by the coding sequence ATGAAGCCGATCCGATACACCATCGCCCCGAAGAATCCCGCCGCGCATCTGTTCGAGGTGACGCTCACCGTGGAAGAGCCTGCGCCGGACGGTCAACGCTTCATGCTGCCCGTTTGGATTCCGGGCAGCTACATGGTGCGCGAGTTCGCGCGCAACATCGTTACGCTGCGCGCCTTCAACGACGCAGGCCGCAAGGTGCGCGTGACGAAGACCGACAAGCACTCGTGGCAGGCCGCGCCGGTGAAGGGCGCGCTCACGCTGCGCTACGAGGTCTACGCGTGGGATATGTCGGTGCGCGCGGCGCACCTCGACGACACGGTGGGTTTCTTCAACGGCACGAGCGTGTTTCTCGCGGCGCTCGGCCATGAGGAGGCGCAGCATGCGGTCGATATCCAGCGTCCGGACGGGCACGCGTATCGCCACTGGCGCGTGGGTACGGCGCTCGCGGAAGCGCGCGGCACCAAGCGCTATGGTTTCGGCGAGTACACGGCCGCGAATTACGACGAACTGATCGATCATCCGGTGACGCTCGGCGAGTTCACGCTCGCGAGCTTCAAGGCGCACGGCGTGCCGCACGACATCGTGATCGCGGGCCGCGTGGTCGCGCTCGACACCGAGCGTCTTGCCGCCGACCTGAAGAAGATCTGCGAGGCGCAAATCGCGCTCTTCGAGCCGCGCACGAAGCGCGCGCCGATGGAGCGCTACGTGTTCATGACGCAAGCCGTGAGCGACGGTTACGGCGGCCTCGAGCATCGCGCTTCGACGGCGCTTATCTGCAATCGCACGGATCTGCCGGTGAAGGGCAAGCCGGAGACGTCGGACGGCTATCGCACCTATCTCGGCCTGTGCAGCCACGAGTACTTCCACACCTGGAACGTGAAGCGCATCAAGCCAGCGGCGTTCGTGCCGTACGACCTGACGCGCGAGGACTACACCTCGCTCTTGTGGCTGTTCGAAGGCTTCACGTCGTACTACGACGACCTCATGCTCGTGCGCAGCGGGCTCATTTCCGCAGACGAATACTTCGGCCTCCTCGGCAAGACGATCGCGGGCGTGCTGCGCGGCACGGGGCGCCTGAAGCAGAGCGTCGCGGAAAGCTCGTTCGACGCGTGGGTGAAGTACTACCGCCAGGACGAGAACGCGTCGAATGCGATCGTGAGTTATTACACGAAGGGCTCGCTCGTGGCGTTGGCGTTCGATTTGTCGATTCGCGCGCAGACGAATGGCCGCAAATCGCTCGACGACGTCATGCGCCTCCTGTGGCAGCGCTATGGTCGCGACTTCTATCGCGGCAAGCCGGTGGGCGTGGGCGAGGACGACGTCGAGGCGCTGATTGCCGAGGCGACGGGCGTGGAACTGGGCGCGCTCTTTAGCGACGCCGTGCGCGGCACGCGCGACCTGCCGCTCGCGGCGCTGTTCGAGCCGTTCGGCGTGACGCTCGAAGGGGAGCCGGAGCGCGGCGCCAAGCCTTCGCTTGGCGCACGGCTGCGTGGCGGCGCGGATGCGACGCTCGCCGTGGTCTACGAAGGCGGCGCGGCGCAGAAGGCAGGACTTTCTGCCGGCGACGCGCTCGTCGCGCTCGACGGTCTGCGCGTGACGGGCTCGAACCTCGACGCACTGCTTTCGCGCTACCAGCCGGGCACGAAGGTCGAGATCCACGCATTCCGCCGCGACGAGCTTCGCGTGGCGCGTCTGACCCTCGATGCGCCCGAAGTCGCGCGCTACAAGCTCGCCGCCGCCGACAAGCGCACGCCCGCACGCGGTTTGCGCGAGCGCTGGCTGGCGGCGTAA